A genomic window from Caldicellulosiruptor kronotskyensis 2002 includes:
- the alaS gene encoding alanine--tRNA ligase has translation MYMSTDEIREKFLQFFESKGHLRLPSFSLIPKNDKSLLLINAGMAPLKPYFLGIEEPPRRRITTCQKCIRTPDIDRVGKTARHATFFEMLGNFSFGDYFKREAIIWAWEFVTEVLKLPRERLWVTIYEEDDEAFEIWHKEVGLEPDRIKRMGKEDNFWEIGTGPCGPCSEIYFDRGEEKGCGRPTCGIGCDCDRFVEFWNLVFTQFDKDENGVYHRLKNPNIDTGMGLERIAAIMQEVDSLFDIDIVKAIRDKVCEVTGYDYGKDAEKDVSVRVITDHIRGTVFMIGDGILPSNEGRGYVLRRLIRRAARHGRMLDKKEAFLHLIVDTVVESYKNPYPELVQKAEYIKKVLYNEESRFNQTIDVGLEILESEIEKLKKNKETVLNGEIAFKMYDTYGFPLDLTKEIAAEKGIIIDQERFDELMQQQKERARAAQKELENAGWKDINIVIDEDIETIFVGYDTLKQEAKILKIFLDNEETAYAKEEDVCFVILDKTPFYAESGGQVADKGILEGEGVLAEVLDVKKGPRGTILHKVKVLKGEITVLSSVVAKVDEELRLATMKNHTATHLLHSALRKILGQHAQQSGSQVTPDRLRFDFAHYEPLSEEQLIEIEKMINNIIQQAIPVEKIVTDLDSALRMGATALFDEKYSNVVRVIKIGDFSMELCGGTHVDNTGQIGMFKIISESSVAAGVRRIEAITGNKVYGFILNTQQTLKQLRSKVKASTDSEIISKIEQLENKIKNLEVEIEKYKLLVVENELSSLFGKAVDYGEFKLIVNRKKTDDMDYVKLLTDKIKERDSKAIVLNILEQSSKVTVLMSCSKEAVKKGVDCGKVVKEICSVLGGKGGGRPDFAQGGGNDISKIDMALQTAENILKDILKGSAQK, from the coding sequence ATGTACATGTCTACAGACGAGATAAGAGAAAAGTTTCTCCAGTTTTTTGAATCAAAAGGACATTTGAGGCTACCAAGTTTTTCACTTATTCCCAAAAACGACAAAAGTCTTCTTCTGATAAACGCTGGAATGGCACCATTAAAACCATATTTTTTGGGAATTGAAGAACCTCCTCGCCGAAGGATTACCACATGCCAAAAATGCATAAGAACACCAGATATCGATAGAGTAGGTAAAACTGCAAGACATGCTACTTTCTTTGAAATGCTGGGTAATTTTTCGTTTGGTGATTATTTCAAGAGAGAAGCTATTATCTGGGCGTGGGAGTTTGTTACAGAGGTTTTAAAACTTCCAAGAGAGAGGTTATGGGTTACAATATATGAGGAAGACGATGAGGCTTTTGAAATTTGGCACAAAGAGGTAGGCTTAGAGCCAGATAGAATCAAAAGAATGGGTAAAGAGGATAACTTCTGGGAAATAGGAACAGGACCTTGCGGACCATGTTCTGAGATATACTTTGATAGAGGCGAGGAAAAGGGTTGTGGCAGGCCCACTTGCGGTATCGGATGTGATTGTGACAGATTTGTTGAGTTCTGGAATCTTGTTTTTACTCAGTTTGATAAGGATGAAAATGGTGTATACCACAGGTTAAAAAATCCAAATATTGACACAGGTATGGGGCTTGAGAGAATTGCAGCAATTATGCAAGAGGTTGACTCTCTTTTTGACATTGATATAGTGAAGGCTATTCGTGACAAGGTATGTGAAGTCACAGGCTATGACTACGGAAAAGATGCAGAAAAAGATGTATCGGTTCGTGTCATCACAGACCATATTCGCGGCACAGTGTTCATGATTGGTGATGGTATTTTGCCTTCAAACGAAGGAAGAGGGTATGTTTTGAGAAGGCTTATAAGGCGTGCTGCACGACACGGTAGGATGCTTGATAAAAAAGAAGCGTTCCTGCACCTCATTGTAGACACGGTTGTAGAGTCTTACAAAAATCCGTATCCGGAACTTGTTCAAAAAGCTGAGTATATAAAGAAAGTGCTCTATAACGAGGAGAGCAGGTTCAATCAGACAATTGATGTTGGGCTTGAGATACTTGAGAGTGAGATTGAGAAGCTTAAAAAGAACAAGGAAACAGTTTTAAATGGTGAAATTGCATTTAAGATGTACGACACTTACGGATTTCCTCTTGACCTCACAAAAGAGATAGCTGCAGAAAAGGGGATTATTATTGACCAAGAGAGATTTGATGAACTTATGCAGCAGCAAAAGGAAAGGGCAAGAGCTGCTCAAAAAGAACTTGAAAATGCTGGGTGGAAGGATATAAACATTGTCATTGATGAGGATATTGAAACAATTTTTGTTGGTTATGATACTTTAAAACAAGAGGCAAAGATACTAAAGATTTTTCTGGACAATGAAGAAACAGCATATGCAAAAGAGGAAGATGTGTGTTTTGTTATCTTAGACAAAACTCCTTTTTATGCAGAAAGTGGTGGACAAGTTGCAGATAAGGGCATTTTAGAAGGTGAAGGAGTTTTAGCAGAGGTTTTAGATGTCAAGAAAGGACCAAGGGGAACAATTCTTCATAAGGTAAAAGTTTTAAAAGGTGAGATAACTGTTTTGTCAAGTGTGGTTGCTAAAGTAGACGAAGAGCTAAGACTTGCTACGATGAAGAATCATACAGCAACACATCTTTTGCACAGTGCACTAAGGAAAATATTGGGACAACACGCACAACAAAGTGGTTCACAGGTTACCCCTGACAGACTCAGATTTGACTTTGCTCATTATGAGCCACTGTCCGAGGAGCAGCTAATTGAAATTGAAAAGATGATCAATAACATTATTCAACAGGCTATCCCTGTTGAAAAGATTGTAACAGATTTGGACAGTGCTTTGAGGATGGGTGCAACTGCTTTGTTTGACGAGAAGTATTCAAATGTGGTAAGGGTTATAAAAATAGGCGATTTTAGTATGGAACTGTGCGGTGGAACACATGTGGATAACACGGGTCAGATAGGAATGTTTAAGATAATATCTGAGTCGAGTGTAGCTGCAGGGGTTAGAAGAATTGAGGCAATTACTGGAAACAAGGTCTATGGGTTTATTCTAAATACTCAGCAGACGTTAAAACAGTTAAGAAGCAAAGTGAAAGCCAGCACTGATTCTGAGATAATATCGAAGATAGAACAGCTTGAGAACAAAATAAAGAACCTTGAAGTCGAGATAGAGAAATATAAACTTTTGGTTGTTGAAAATGAACTTTCATCCCTTTTTGGTAAAGCGGTTGATTATGGTGAGTTCAAGTTGATTGTAAACAGAAAAAAGACTGACGATATGGATTATGTAAAACTTCTTACTGACAAGATTAAAGAAAGAGATTCAAAAGCAATTGTGCTCAATATCTTAGAGCAGAGTAGTAAGGTCACTGTACTCATGTCATGTTCAAAAGAGGCAGTTAAAAAGGGAGTTGATTGTGGAAAAGTGGTAAAAGAAATATGCTCAGTACTTGGTGGAAAAGGCGGTGGAAGACCAGATTTTGCCCAAGGCGGTGGAAATGATATATCGAAGATAGATATGGCATTACAGACAGCTGAGAATATTTTGAAAGATATATTAAAGGGGAGTGCTCAAAAATGA